The Gadus macrocephalus chromosome 12, ASM3116895v1 genome segment ctctctctccaagtTTCTCCGCCACTCAGCAGTTTAGCATTTCACGCAGCTGGGACTCGCAGGGCGAGATGGATTCCCTAAACCAATCAGGGATGAAATGCTCTGATAGGTCAGAAAATACCTTGTGAGCGGCAGGTATCATCGACTCAAAACCAGTTCTTCTCACAGTGCATTTCACTCAAGGACGGCGGACGGACTGGTTTTGCCGATTTCTAAACCCATGACACCCCGGTAACagccccctttccccccccctcctccaggcttCGTGCCGGGGAACCAGTGCAACAACGTGTTCGGctgcctggaggaggagcgctACGAGCACTGCACCTGCTACCGGGACTGCGGCTACGACGGGGAGCCGGTGTGCGGGTCGGACGGGCGGCGTTACCAAAACCAGTGTCAGATGGAGGCGTCGGCCTGCCGCAACGGCACGCGCATCGAGCAGGTGCCGCTGTCGCAGTGTCCCCCGAGTAAGAGCTCTCCACGGCCACgtcccaacacctccaccccggGGGGGCCTCCCACCCAGACCCCGTCCTGGAATCCTAGCTGTCGTCGAACCACTCGGGTCATGGTAGCGTAGGCGCGTGATACAGTGTGTCGCTGTTTATGGGGCTTTTTGGCCTCCGTCTGCACCAAAGCGTGACTGATCTAGCTTGTGAGAACAGCTGTCCAGCTGCTGCTTGGCTGATTAGTAGATGGGAGTTTGGTGGGAGAAGaagagacccccccctccccatctccccgCCCCTCACTCTCGCCCCTACTCTGCTACATTACAGGGCACTTCCAAATTACAGAGTGCTTCTGTTCAGCCCTTTGAAAAACTTTGTCACATTCCTTTCCAACGCACAGGCCAACAACAAAGGAGCCTTCATGTTGTGGAACTGATTGAGGAAAGGCTCAGacaaaactttttttcttttttcaagagggtgggggtgggggttgcgCGTGCTGAGTTTGTGCCAAGTAGTTCATGCCTTTTTGGTTGACTAGAAGAACAATCTTTGTTTAGACCGGCGCatccatgtgtttgtttgtgtctagtTATGGGAGTTATTTACAGCCCGGAATGAGTTGGAAAATAAGCTGATGAGTTTGGACTCATAATGCTCCCTTATCCCAGAGTAAGAGCGAGTTGCTCTGTTATGGGGGGACGGAACATACTGCGACGGGTTAGAAGTTTCTCTGGAAACAAAATGCAAAGCAAAAATCAAAGTGAcatccttttgtgtgtgtgtgtgtgtgtgtgtgtgtgtgtgtgtgtgtgtgtgtgtgtgtgtgtgtgtgtgtgtgtgtgtgtgtgtgtgtgtgtgtgtgtgtgtgtgtgtgtgtgtgtgtgtgtggtcccagTGGAGGCCGTGGTGGAGGACCCCCAGGCAGAGGCAGACCAGCTGCCGGAGCAGGGTCCTGAGCCGGTACACACAGGTGAGTCCGTGCACAGCACCTCCACGAGTGACAACACGTACCGTGAAGGTACATCATCCACGCTAGGTCCCAGAGGGTCTGCCTACAGCGTGCTGGTTAACCCCAGCCCAGGGGGTCACCAGTCACCTGACCTTCGTTCTGGGGGCCAGAACTGACCCCACCCCCAGAGAGTGGCCCCACACTGGATATGCTAGAAAAGTGACTCCTATTGGGTCCCCCTACACTCTTCTTGTACCTAAGATGAAGAGGGCAAGAGTGCACTGCCCACATTTCTGTTTGGCCCCAAAACTTTCAAATTAGATCATTATCGAAGATTGACGACATTGAAAACATTAACTTGCGCAGACCTGTGGGAGAGCATCGTAGATGAGATGCATACGTGCtatataattgtgtgtgtgtgggcgcgcgtgtgcgcgtagCCAAGCCTGTGCTGACTCGTCTCCAACAGATAGCTTTCCAGTAGCTACTAGCTACAACACACAGCAATCTCTCGGTAGCCAAAGGTCTCCTCCGTACAAGAACTGAGGCTTCACGCTCACCACAGAGATGCTTAGAAATACTTACAGTTTACGTTAgcgtgcacaacacacacacacacacacacacacacacacacacacacacacacacacacacacacacacacacacacacacacacacacacacacacacacacacacacacacacacacacacacacacttaaccacTCGCGTTTGGCGCGCCTCCCTTCTCATGAAATAACCAGAGGCTAATTACACGGAATAAATACTGTAAAATGCTGTCATTGTAAACCATTATAAGGTTGATTATACGCCCGGGAAAGTGCACTCTGCAGCGTCAAAgctgagagggtgtgtgtgccaagGAGTTGACAGCGTTCAATAGATTAGCAGAGCTGGGACGGGGGCCTTGGAATTAGATTCCCTGTACAGACATGTTCTCTCCTACCACTGAACCCTTAGTGGAGAACAACACACGCTAACAGACGCGCTATCTTGTCACTGTTGGACCGAATGTGTTAACCCAATATAGTTATGCTGCCACGCGTAAATTATTCTATTTTTGTATGACCAAACGTTGACGCAGGAGATGAATCTTTAAGTATGTGTTGACAATGTGTGGTGACTTCTTGAAAAGCTCGAGGGGTTGTGCAAAGGGTCCTGGAATGTCCTCTGGAAAGATAGATTTTTAGCTCATGGGCATAACTTTGAGGATGGAGCGACCCCTAGTGGTCCTTCAATGACACGATTCTAGTAGTGTCGTCCAGGTATACTGAATAAAAGTTAATAGTTAGCACATGATTATGCAATAATATTTGTAAGGAACAGATTAATAAATACTGAAAAGAATATATGTGCAAAGAAATGGTACCATTATAACATCATAACCTAATCGGtggcaataataataacatgaataatataatatatgcaTACGTGACTTTTATGAATACTGTATAATAaagaatacaataaaataaaatatacatgaATTCATATGAATGTAAAAATAATGTACAGGTATTTTTTTACCTCATTCATGATTCATCTGTTATTGttccctcctccacctacaggcgaggaggagcagggatctATGGCAGAGGTATCTTACTACTCCTACGAGTATGACCCCGACTCTCAACCATTCCTGGCCGACTCCGACGGACACGACCATTTTCAGCTCCACGCGGGGGGCAAGGTTCCAGAACACAGGGTAGTCATTCCAGCAGATACCAAGCTAACCACGCTGGACACAAAAAACACCCCTGAGCGATGGTATGATCCGTTAATTATAAGATAAATTTAGTATTGACTTCTTGATGTATTTTGCAATTCAGGTAGTACAATTGACAGGATACAAATTCATACCAATCATTCAATTCAAATGTAACCatgttttatgtatgtatataaggAGATCTACACCCTGTTTAAAATCCCTCTTAGAAAACAGACCGGCGTTAAACACAATTTAGATTTAAACTTGATCGTAATTTCTCAATGATGTGGATCGATCTTGTTCTCTTTCCTTCACAGAAACCCTCCTAAACTCCTGGGTCACCTTGTCTCCAAATTGTATATTTCTTGTGAATATCTTCGAGTGAGTAGAGAAGAGACAACTGTTGCAACAACAAAAACCTATCGAGCTCAGCAGCttgatagtaaaaaaaaaaagtatcaaataaaacattctggagtgtacatttgtttttttctctgtgtgtgcgtgtgtgtgtttgtgtgtgaatgtgattcACATGTAACTTTCTTTCAGTGGCTGCCCATcgctgtcaatgtgtgtgtgtgtgtgtgtgtgtgtgtgtgtgtgtgtgtgtgtgtgtgtgtgtgtgtgtgtgtgtgtgtgtgtgtgtgtgtgtgtgtgtgtgtgtgtgtgtgtgtgtgtgtgtgtgtgtgtgtgtttgtgtgcgcgcggtTCAGTTCGAGGGACTCTATTGGACTGCTACAGTGCATGCTCCagaccttttttattttttccttgtCACATTCACATTTGTCTCCTTCTCACCAATAGACATTGTAGAAACTTTTACTCACTGTACTGCCTTTGTAAtggataaataaaaacaatcaagTATTTATGTTTGTAATTACACCCAAGgttatgcaacaaaaaaaagttaTGTTTTCTATCTGTGGTATTTATTTGTAGCTTcagttctgttttttttatatgccatttatttgtcattgcaaTCTATATTTTTACTATACACTTTAactatactgtgtatatatatatatatatatacagtttttctttttaatcaaGCTTTAACACAATTTTATTGAGATAGTTGATCAACGTCCCATAATAGTAGCATAGAAATATGCTATTTATTTTCATGGTAATATAAGCTTTTTTTTACTCAAATTATTGTGCAAGCTACAAACACCCAAACTGTTAACATTTGGTTACCTGTCGACTTATTTTAGGGCAAACAGAGGTTTGATTGTACAGTTCATAAGCtatttgtttgtcaaatttgtGAAATTATCAGTTTATAATCAAGAAagaaatatttaattaatgtaaATGTGCCAAAATTGATCAATGTTATCTCTTTATTACTATAACATATTGTTTTcaaacaaaacagaataaagtttGTATAAAATCAACACGTTCATCTTGGTTGGTCGGAATCTAATGTCAAtcatggcacccattgcacccctggaaggagggatcccccacacTGCGTTCCTCCTCAAGATGTTTTCCTTGCTGATTAAGGGAGTTTTAGGCCCAtgcccatttctaccccttaccccttcaaaacaaggaggggggggaagggtaaggggtagaaatgggattgggccttatgcTTGCTCTCTTGGGGCCTAGGGCCAGGGGGCTGTCATAAATATTgtgcctgttaagccctttgagactgtaagggtgattaagggctatacaaataaaattgaattgaatagaaGCAGATAATTCAATCTCCTGGAAagctaaacaaaaaaaaaactgataGTACAGAATATCTTCAGCTTTGCTTTGCCTGATAATCAGCAGTCAACTGATTAGTTGTATAACAACCtctattgtgtgcgtgtgtggggggggatttTGAGTATATTTCTTATGTTAAGATCTTCCTGTTTCCATCCATGGCAGCCCAGTTAGAGATAATGTTTAGTGTTTTGTTTCCTTCCACTGCTAAAGacgtctcactcactcattagCACAGCACGGCCGTGGTGCAGTGTAATATTTACACTGCCAAATTATTCATCAGCCTTATATCCCTAAAActgttactaaccctaaccctattattAACAGCACCCATAATGCTAACCCTTAACCTGCAACAAGTGGCGCTCTTAGtctgaataaaatataaatatctaaATGCAACAATATGCCAACAAATCTCAATATAAACTCTAGCACCCCTTTGAACTCTGTTGAATCAGGGACAGTAATTCACCCCTCCAATTTGAATAGAGGAGGCGTTCTGTGATCCAACACGGTCACAGTGAGCCAGCAGTACGGGGGGTCGCTGGCTGATGAGACATGAGGTAGACCAACCAGGACGGTCTCTGTGGTAACTGTTGTATCCAGCTCCATGCAGTCATGagcacacagtgagagagagtgaagagagaaGAGGCTAAGGGATATCTTGGTTTCATGGATTGCTGTGTGGAGGGGAAGCTAGCGTTACATGAGTGATTCTGTgtggtgacagtgtgtgtgtgtgtgtgtgtctgcgtgcatgtgtctgtgtgtgagggccaGCTCGGTGCATCGCTATACGTCCTTCAAACACCTGCTGCTCCAACAGGAAGGAAAGGAATAGGCCTACTGCGGTTGGAGAGGTTGGATGAGAGAATATTTGAGAATAACACTGCTCATCTGTATTTTGTCCGAGTTGTGGCTCAGGTCTCTAACATTTTGGAGGAGACAgcttattcatttatatatttttagatatattgtattatatatttttgagtATAGGTTTGCTATGCTTAGTCAAGGTTTGACTATGGGAGATCTTCTCAAAATGGACCTGTGAATCTAGCTCTATTCCAAAACTAGACATGGATCAAAAGAGGCTAATACTGCTGAAATTCTCTTCTGGTTATTGTAATCTGTATTGTGTGTGATTGGATGCATCTTTTGTTTTGGTAAATACATCAGAGTGAAACTTTgcttattatttttataaatccTTCAGGGATTCTTGTGCAGTCCATGTATCGTCGTTGTCATGGGTGACGTGGAGAAAAAAAGACCAGCCATTGCAGGCAGAGAAAGAGGTGAGTGACACCCCATACTTAAAACATACTGCAACTCTTCAACCGTGGAAATGAGACCATTATAGCCTCTAAACCACTATGATCTTCTCATGACTCATACTAATGTATGAGTCATATAGTATTGTCCATAGACTTGCAGAGAGGTAGCCACAGGCTCTTATCTAAGGTCAGCCATGCTTCCTGGTCCCCACGTGCTCTGTTTCAACATGTCAACAGTTAGTATGTGCTTATGTAATGCAATTCTACTGGTTGGGTCTGGGTGGTGCCTTCCCTGCAGAAGCTGGGGAACAGCACATACTTATCTAACACAGCGTCTGAGATGATGCCATTTAGCTTTGGGCTGATGGGCTGTCTACTATAAATTGGGAGTGGAAGGACATCTGTTCAAAATAAACATTCTCGATTTTGTTTGGAATGTGGGGTAATGACGTAACTTAGAATGGCATGTAGCAAGAGGAATGTGTTTGTACACTTAATACTTAAAGTCACCATGTGTAACATTTCAACTAACTTGTAGCTTAAAATAACCTGGACCTATTTGTAGTTAATGCTGATTGATGGTGATATAAACAGTGTCATCAAGTAAAACATCCCATTTTCTAACAGATTAAATAATATGCTGgccagaaaaataaacaaaaaacagaaaagaTATGCTGGCCAGCCCGTACCTCTATTTGTTGACAAGAATCTTCAAATCTTACCATCCCCACTAACAAAACCCCTCCTTCTCACACCGCCAGCCAGAGGAGCTACGCTGGTTCACAGATCCGTGAAGGAGCACAGCCAGTTAGAGTGGAAACAACACTgtcatttagttatttattctgAAGGTTTCCTGCCCACTAACTGAGGGGGGCCAAAATTGACAGATACCACTTAAATGTGCATGGTTAATTACATTTGAGCTTAACCTAAtaattataaattgtatttatatctTTCAATTACATCTTATAGAAAACCCGAATTTGCTCCTACATGCATCATCAAAAATAGTGGTCCAATAGTTTTGACATTACAGAAGAGTCAATTATAGTAAAAGTGATCAGAAAGAGAGTAAATGTTTGTGACTGAGACCTTCCGTGTCTTTAGGACCAGGACCTGGACGTTACTCACTGCCCTCTACCATCGGCTTCATTGGCCACGACTTCACAAAACCCACCAGCCCTGCTTGCTCCTTCCACGGACGCATGAGCAACAACAGTAAGTCCTATGGTtcctaatgacacacacacacacatccatctgtTGTGGGTACAACGTTCATCATCATGAGAACAACAATCTCTTTTAGTGTAATTAAAATAATGGATCGCAAAGACCTTCCCTTAATGACTTTGACCTCCTTAAATAGAGTGCCTCCCATTCCAAGTACCCTTTTTAATACATTGATTGAGCCTCCATGGATTTGACGGTAATCTTAGTGTAATGTCAAAGTATAGCCAGTAGGGAGGGGTAACCCATCAGTATCACCTATGTGAAAAATGTATTACCCCAAATCCTTTTGAGTGTGTcgtttattttattcttcttcCCTCATGCAGTGTACTCCGTAGACTCCAGCCCTGGGCCTAGATACTATGTTGATGCTAAAATCACTCGCTTTGGAAGAGATGGAAACCCTGCATACTCAATCTTGGGTAGAGTGAAAGCACAAAGTAAGTGTATACAGTATGTGCAGTGAGGAAAACGAATCGGGAAAATGTTGTCTGCGTAATTTGAAAACAATGCCGCAAATCCTGTATATATATGATTCCCCTTTTCCATTGACATCTAACTGCCCCTTTCATCATTGTTCCTGAGAGGATTGAGTCAAGCTCTTGAGCCTTGGTAACAAGCATGTGCTACTGACAGCACGTCCCGTGCCAGTTGCAGCCAACCGACATCTCCAATATATTCCCATGCAAACACTAGACAGTTAGTCCACCATATGGTTTACTCTCCCCGTTAATCCTTTTGTGTCATTCCCCAGGAACGATCTTCCAGACACCTGGACCCGGAGCCTACAGCCCCGAGACCCCTACCTACAACACCAAACGCAAGCCCCCCTCCTACACCATGGGCTCCCGAACACAGTACCGGGCCTTGGACGCTGTGCCCGCACCAAATAAGTACTCCCTGCCGTCACTATTGGGGCCCCAGGTTCCCAACAAGGCAGCCAGCGCGAGCTACACCATGTCTGGCTTCTACAAGACTGGGAGCCCATCCGAAGATCTATCCAAGACCCCTGGGCCATGCAAATACAACTGCACAGACCCCAGTGTGTATCTGCGCAGACAGCCAGCCTTCTCCATGCTGGGGCGCCACGGCCTACCCAGGGACGCCACTAAGAAGCCGGGCCCGGGGACCCACAACCCTGAGAAGGTGACCATCAACAAACCCCGGGCGCCGGCCTACTCACTGGGCACAAGACACTCAGAGTTTGTGACCCCTTTGGTAGTTCAATTGGCGGACTGAACTGAACTGCAGCCCCAACTTCTGCATCATGTAAGGGGGAAGAATAGATGTGAACATAGACATGGTAGTAAACAGCAAATGCATCGAAAAATGAATTAACAAATGTGTATGTGAATTCACTTTTTTTATTGAGGTCActacaaaacagttttttctcAAACAGAATGAAATAGTTGCGGAAAGAACAAATGCTCATAAAGGCCATCAGCATAAAGGACAAATAAAAGATTGAACCATAGAAGTACTTTCAGAACATGAAATTCTTACATTAAAGAAACATAAAACATCAAAGCAGAACAATGTGACTGATCCAGGGAAACTTCTACCTTCATACGGTAAGCATTGAGCTCATCAAACACAGCACAACTTGTACCTTGTTGGCCATAACAGCTGAGCTCCAACTTTCAGCTCTCAGTCCTGCTGGCCCttttttacaagtttttaaataaaagaaacaacaTTTGGAGATGCACTCTTGAGAGAGGAAGGGCCTGGAGAACGATAATTACATATAGACACGAGAGATAGCCCTCCCTCATTCCAGTGGAAGAGCCCGTCTGAACAGTAGAATGTGTGGCTCtggaaagaacaaacaaagcaaCAATGTGTCAGTATAGCATCCCTGATTGAGGAAGGCAATGGAAAAAACAATGGCTGAACCCACATCAAGTCCACATCTATGACTGAATAATAACTATGTAATACTGGGGTTATAAACATGTTGTTCACCTGGTTTGTGGATCATGTAGTGAATCCACCCTTGACTCTGTTGGACGCCCAGGCCCCTCCACTCGTCCTCCGTCATCAGGTGTGACGTGGGCACCAGTTTGGACAGTTGCTTGGGAAGCATCACATGCCTGCCAACGAGACGAAATCCGTATGAAACAAATCGTTGAAACATTTCACCGTTTGAACTTTTAAAACCATGTTATTGCCATTCGACGGTTTGGCAGGATTGCTTTTTGTTGGTTAACGTTAGACATTCGATTTTACCCTTCCCTTCGTGGCAAAACAAACCAGAAACGGGGTGCTTTTTACATTGACGATCGCACAGTAATAACACTAGCACACAACACTCGACAGTATGTTTTGGTTATAACGCCATGTTAATAGGGCATACGGCTAACTTAAACACTTTATAATGGTGCATAGCCAGCGTTGGACTTGTTTTAAGATCGCTAACCACACGCTGACGTCAGCGTGGTAACAGTAGCGAGAAGTGGAAAACAACTTATGAACAAATATGAAGTAACCCACCTGTACTCAAACTCCTCGTCGGTGTATTTGTCGGAGTAGAAAATCTGCTTTTTCGACATATTGACGAAATCGTTGGTATTCAAGTCTTAGTAGTGATACTGTAGTGATGTTTACGATAGCAACTCTTCATCCGCCTCTGCCGCTGGTTTCGGTCTGCGTAAATTTAAACTGAAACGTCCCCGCCTTCCGCACTGTGGGGACGGGAGCCGCGAGGGGACAAATGAGCGCTTCCTAGTCGTACGCATACACGGCAATC includes the following:
- the cimap1d gene encoding outer dense fiber protein 3-like protein 2b — encoded protein: MGDVEKKRPAIAGRERGPGPGRYSLPSTIGFIGHDFTKPTSPACSFHGRMSNNMYSVDSSPGPRYYVDAKITRFGRDGNPAYSILGRVKAQRTIFQTPGPGAYSPETPTYNTKRKPPSYTMGSRTQYRALDAVPAPNKYSLPSLLGPQVPNKAASASYTMSGFYKTGSPSEDLSKTPGPCKYNCTDPSVYLRRQPAFSMLGRHGLPRDATKKPGPGTHNPEKVTINKPRAPAYSLGTRHSEFVTPLVVQLAD
- the cks2 gene encoding cyclin-dependent kinases regulatory subunit 2, which encodes MSKKQIFYSDKYTDEEFEYRHVMLPKQLSKLVPTSHLMTEDEWRGLGVQQSQGWIHYMIHKPEPHILLFRRALPLE